The DNA sequence GACCGAGCCGTACCACCAGGTCGACCAGGGCGAACGCGAACAACGCGATGCCGACGAAGCCGTTGGCGGTGAAGAACGCCCGGTTGACCCGGGACAGATCGGTCGGTGTCACCACCAGATGCTGGTAGCCGAACGCCACCGCGGTCAACGCCAGCCCGATCCACCACGGCCAGCCGAAGCCGACCAGCAGACCGAACCATCCGAACAGGGCGAACGTCACTAGGTGCGCCACCGTCGAGGCGTGCAGCGCGAAGCGTCGACCGTACCGGGCGGGCACGCTGCGTACCCCGATCTCACGGTCGACCTCGGCGTCCTGGCATGCGTAGATCAGGTCGAACCCGCCGATCCACAGCCCGACCGCCGCGCCGAGCAGGATCGCCGGTCCGGCACCGGCGAAGGTGCCGGTGACCGCCAGCCAGGCACCGACCGGGCCGACCAGCTGGGCCAGCCCGAGCACCGCGTGCGGCCAGTCGGTGAACCGCTTGGCGTACGGGTAGACCACCAGCGGGACCGCCGCCAGCGGGGCGAGCACGAGGCAGAGCGGGTTCAACGCGGCGGCGGCACCGAGGAAGACGACGA is a window from the Solwaraspora sp. WMMD792 genome containing:
- the mqnP gene encoding menaquinone biosynthesis prenyltransferase MqnP; amino-acid sequence: MSTAATAGPAGAPAAPVGKIRAFLRLVAIEHSVFALPFAYLSALTVMARLDGGVRWLDLLLITVAMVGARTFAMAANRIIDRHIDARNPRTAGRELVTGAVSVRTAWTGAVVALVVFLGAAAALNPLCLVLAPLAAVPLVVYPYAKRFTDWPHAVLGLAQLVGPVGAWLAVTGTFAGAGPAILLGAAVGLWIGGFDLIYACQDAEVDREIGVRSVPARYGRRFALHASTVAHLVTFALFGWFGLLVGFGWPWWIGLALTAVAFGYQHLVVTPTDLSRVNRAFFTANGFVGIALFAFALVDLVVRLGLR